AACGTGCCCATTTTTTTCGGCTCCTCCATATACCAGTTGCGATTGTCGTTGACCCACGACAGGCCGAGCGCGGTATAGACCGGCCGGTAACCGTCGCCGTCGCAGCAGTGTTGCCCCGGCGCAAGATAAGCCGCGCCCTGTCCGCCGAACCGGTGCAGATCTTCATACGGAAAACGGACGACGGGTAACGCAGCGGACGGATCCGGCAGCACGCCGAACGTCGCGATGCCCGCGGGACGCGTGCCGCGCGATTCGAGCTGGCCATGTGCGCGTTCCAGCGATGCGGACACCGCAAAGTAGCCCGCCACACTCGACGCGCAGCTCAACGTGGACAGCGTCGCACCCGCCGCAACGGGAAAGCGTCCGCTGGCGCGCACGGCATTCCACGTGTCGCGTATCTGCCAGTTGAGCGTGTCGCCTTGCGTCGGGCGCGTGGCGAAAATTAGCGCGAACGGTTTGTTCACGGCGAAGAGACGGGTGCCGTCGCTAGGCGTATCGGCTTCGAGGAGATCGCCGTTCGCCGCCGTAGGCACTTGCGATGAAGGCGACGAGCAACGCAGCCCTTGTCCGGGCGGCGCCTTCAGGTCCGTAGGCGCGGCAGATTGCATTGCAGCACTCGGCGCTGCGTCCTGCTTCGCGACAGGCGCGGGTGCATTGCTCGCCACCGTCGGCGCCATCGCGCAACGCTTTTCCACCCCTGGCGCAGGATCGCCGAATACGCCGTTGTTGCACTCCGCGCTAGTCGAGAACGTTTTGACGACGTGTTGTTGCGCCGTGCCATACAGCACGTCACGCGTGCCGTTGAAACGGCAGGTGCCGTATTCCGCCGCACACGGTGTCCACTTCCTGCCGTCCGCGGTGAACTCGCCATTGCTCACATCATTCGCCTGCGGCGCAGCATCGGCCGCAGCGCATCGGCCGGCCGCGAAGCCAAGCAGAATGACGGCCGCCGCCGAGACGGCAATGCCAATCCTGAGTCTTCCACTGCCGCCGAAAAAGGCGCCGACGCGCTTTCGCGGCGCGCGCTGATCGCGTACATTCGACATGTGTTCCCCGTGTCGTTCGCTGTCCTTCCAAAGGCAACAGACGCGTCGCCCAACTACTAGTTCACCAGGTCAGAGCCGCCTCGCCCGACCTCTCGAAGCAATGTGTTGCGGAAACCGCATAGTGTATTTCCGCAAACCGCTGGCGGAAACAGCCCGGTTGCCACTCGACACATTCCGCCACTGGCCCGTCTATTGCCGTGCGGCCTAAAGGTGTCTTTTCCCGTGTTTCACGTTTGAAACATTAATCGTCACGTTTATATTCGTGAGCTCCAATAACAACCAAGTAAATAATTTTGTCGCAGTCTCAAGTGTTTATATTGGTTGTTCGTTTTACTTATTGCCATCCCCGCGGATATATCGTCAGAAGAAACCCCAGGCGGGCACGGGGCGCGGCGGACGCCGAGATTGCGAAGCCGGTTGTACTCATTCTGACGTCCAGATCGGAAAAAGTCACTTCAAATCGGCATGGCGATGGATGGATCAAATTGTAACTGCGCCGTTTTCGAGTAGTGGTGGTGTGTGCGGTGGCGTACGAAATGGCGTTTTTATTTGCATTAACATTCGCAGAATGCCAATTCATTCCTATGTGGAATCGGCAATTAATTGGTTGCAAAGACGGCGGTAGCGGGGTTGTTCCGAAAATCCCTGGTTGGTCACCCTGTCCATACGCCAACATGTCTGCGCTTTCGGTCATGGCGGCTAAGTGCTTGAGTGGCGGTGACTATGATGCGCTGCACAGAGGATGGCCTCTCTGTGGCCGTCCAAGGTGAAAAGTAGATCCGTTTTCTGGTGAGAGGATGACTATGACCTGCGCGAGTCTCGAGTCCGCAATGCTGCGCTGGGTGCACGCTCCGAGCAAGGGTATGCGTCGCATCGCGATACTGATGTTCAACGACTGCTCGCTGCAGGGAGCAGGGGTCGTTGCCGAGGTGTTCCAGGCAGCGAACGAAATGGCTTCGTCCGGCTCGGGCGGCTGGTTATACGACGTTTCGTTCCTGTCGGCCGACGGCGGCATGGTGACTTCGTCGTCCGCGCTGCGGGTCTGGACAGACGGACTCGACGCGCGGCATTACGGCGGCTTCGACGCGTTGTATGTCGCGGGCGGCAAAGGCGCATTCGCTGCCGCGGGCGATGAACGCCTGATTGCGTGGCTGCGCCGTGTGCGCCGCAACACCGGCATGATCCGGCCGATCGCGGAAGGTCGCGCGTTGCTCGAGGCAGCGTATGTGCCCGACAGCCAGGAAGTCGGCGATGCGCATGCGCAGTCGGTGCCGGCGCGCCAGCCCGACCAGACGGCCGATGCGGGCGATCGCCTGGAATCCATGCGAAGCGCGCTCGCCATGATCAAGCGCGATCTCGGCGGCGCCACGGCGCGTACCGTTGCCGAGCGCCTGCTGGCGGACTCGTGCTCGAATCTCGCGCCGCTGCTCGGCGAAGACGGCGGCCTGAGTCCCGGCGACAAAGTGCGCGCGGCAGCTCGCTGGCTGCAAGAGAACTGCCAGCAGGCGATTTCGATCGCCGACGCGGCGCAGTTCGCCGCGATGAGCGAGCGCAATTTTCTGCGCCGCTTCAAGATGGAAATGGGTATTACGCCCTCGAGTTTTCTGTTGCACGAGCGCCTTGCGGTGACCTGCAGCCTGTTGACCGAATCGGAATTGCCGGTCGACAAGATTGCCCGGCGCACCGGCATGGGCAACGGTGATCGACTCGCGAAAGTGTTTCGCAAGCGGATGAGAATTTCTCCGACTGAATTTCGGATTCAAAGTCGCCGACTAGTCGGCGAATAGCGCGACGGGGCCAGCCGGAGGGCCGTGTGGCAACACGGCATCCGGTCCGTACTTCCGCCGAACTTTGGGAATTATAAGGAATGCGAATATGTTGACTCAGGGAGCTGTAGGCGCCGCGTCGGTCGACCCGAGCGGTGCGGGTGCCGCGACGGCGGCCACGCGTTGCACGCGCATCGTCCCAGTCATTCTGGCGGGCGGCTCGGGCACGCGCCTGTGGCCGGTGTCGCGGGAAAACTATCCGAAGCAACTGATTGACGTCGTCGGTCCCGACTCGCTGCTGCAAGCTACCGCGCGGCGCATGAACGGCTTTCCGGCCGGCTGGAGCGTGGATGTCTCGCCGATCATCGTATGCGGCGAAGAACATCGCTTCGTGATCGCAGAACAACTTCATGAAAATGGCGTCGACGCTCGTCTTATTGTCGAGCCGGCGCGGCGCGATACGGCGCCCGCGTTGACGCTGGCGGCGTCGCTGGCGTGCGCGGACGGTGGCGACGCGATTCTCGTCGTCATGCCGGCGGATCATTCGATCGCCGACGTGCCCGCCTTGCAGGCCGCGCTGGAACTCGCAGCACGCTATGCCGAGCAGGGTTCGATCGCGACGCTGGGCGTGCCGCCCACGCGCCCCGACACCGGCTTTGGTTATATCCGCGTCGGCGCCGAGTTGGCGGGCGGCGGCCATGCGATCGACGGTTTCGTCGAAAAGCCCGCGGAAGAACTCGCGGCGAAGTACGTCGCGGCGGGCATGTATTGGTGGAACAGCGGCATCTTCATCGTCCGTGCCAGCGTGTGGCTCGATACGTTGAAGCGTCTGCAACCGGACATGCACTCGGCCTGCGAACGCGCATTCAGCGGCGGCCGCACCGACGGTGCGTATTTCCGGCCGTTGGTCGATGCGTTCCTCAGTGCGCCCGCGAATTCGATCGACTACGCGGTGATGGAGCGCCTGACCGAGACGACCGGGCCCGAAACGCCGGATAGCGCGCCGGCGACGCCATCAGGCGTCGTGGTCGGACTGGATGCGGGGTGGTCGGACCTGGGTTCGTGGGACGCCGTCTGGGCCGCGATGGAGAAGGACGCCAACGGTAACGCAGGACGCGGCCGGGTGACGTTCGAAGGGGCGGTATCGAGCTACGCGCATTCGGAAGGCCGGCTGGTCGCCTGCGTCGGCACCACCAATGTCGTGGTGGTCGAAACCGCCGACGCGGTGCTGGTGGTCGACCGCTCGCACGTGCAGGACGTGAAGGGGCTGGTGTCGCGCATCAAGGCGCAGCACGCGCCGGAGGCCGACGCGCATCGCAAGGTGCGCCGTCCTTGGGGTTTCTACGATTCGATCGACCATGGCGAGCGTTTCCAGGTCAAGCGCATCGTGGTGACGCCGGGCGCGCAACTGTCGTTGCAATTGCATCACCACCGCGCGGAACACTGGGTCGTCGTGCGGGGCACGGCGCTCGTCACGCGCGGCGATGAGCAGTTTCTGTTGAGTGAAAACGAATCGACTTACATTCCGCTCGGCACCCGCCACCGGCTCGAAAACCCGGGCAAGGTGCCGCTCGAAATCATTGAAATCCAGTCAGGCGCCTATCTCGGCGAAGACGACATTGTGAGGTTTAACGACAACTACGGCCGCTGCTCCTAAACAGCACGCCGGACTCAACTGCGGACAAGAACGGCAAGAACGAGGTGACCAGAATGCGCAAGTTTCAGGATTTGCTCGCGCGAATTTTCGATGTTGCATTGGTGTTGGCGGGCGCGGCGGTGGCGTCGCAGATCCGCTTTGATTACCTCAATCAATCCGGATTCTATTGGGCGCTCGTGATGTTTTCCGCTGCGTTCGCGTTGGCCATCTTTCCGGCGTTCGGCGTCTACGAATCATGGCGCGGCCGTTCCAAGCTGGTGCTGGCCGGCCAGGTGTCGCTCGCGTGGCTGATGGTGCAGGTCAGCGCGCTCGTGCTGATGTATTCGCTGCATCGTATCGACTTCGTGTCACGGCTGTGGTTCTCGTACTGGACGGCGGTGACCGGCGGCCTGCTGATCGCGTACCGGCTGATGACGCACGCCGTATTGGCGAGGGCACGCAGCGCGGGGTTGAATCTGCATCAGGTCGCGATTGTCGGCAGCGGCTCGCAGTGCGACGCGATCATTCGCCGGATCAACGCCGCGCCGACCACCGGTTTTCGCGCCACGGCCGTGTACAACGCGCGCCCGGACGTGTCGCCGGTCGCGAGCCCGGGAGTCCCGGTGTTCGACACTGTCGACGCGCTCGCCGACTACATGCGGACCAACGACGTGCACGAGCTGTGGCTGATGCTGTCGCTTTCCGAAGAGCCGCTGATCTGTTCGCTGGTCAGCGAATTCCGCGACGATCTGGTGAACATCCGCTTCATGCCGGACGTGCGCAGCCTCGCGCTCTTCGAGGGCAGCGGCGTGATCGATCTGCTCGGCGTGCCGGCGATCAATCTCGTGGCCTCGCCGCTGTCCGCCAGTTCGATGTTGAAGAAGGAAATTTTCGACCGTCTGTTCGCGTTGACCGCGCTGATCGCTCTTGCACCGGTCATGCTCGCCATTGCGATCGCGGTGAAGCTGTCATCGCGCGGTCCGGTTCTGTTCAAGCAGAAACGCAAAGGCGCCGATGGCCAGGTATTCACGATCTATAAGTTCCGCTCTATGCGTTTGCATACGGAGCAAAAAGGCACCGTCAGGCAAGCTACGCGTAACGATCCGCGCGTCACCAGAGTGGGCGCTTTCTTGCGCCGCACGAGCCTCGACGAATTGCCGCAATTCTATAACGTGTTGCGTGGCGACATGTCGGTCGTAGGACCGCGTCCCCATGCACTCGAGCACGACGACCTCTATCAGAAAGTGGTCGCGGGCTATATCAATCGCTACCGCATAAAACCGGGGATCACGGGGTGGGCACAGATCAACGGTTTTCGTGGCGAAACCGACCGCATCGAGAAGATGGAACGTCGAGTCGAACATGACCTGTATTACCTGGGGCATTGGTCGTTCGCGCTCGACATGCGGATTATCGGCGCGACGATAGTCGCCGGACTGGTGCATCGAAACGCTTATTAGTTGTTAACAATACGCTGGGCGCAACCTCCTCTTAGGAAAAACGCCGTGGCGCAAGGAGGAAACATCATGAGCTCGCTTGGTCTACGCACGGGAAGTCTCCTGGTTTTCGCTACTGCAACACTGCTTTCCGGATGCGGAATCGCACCGGGTCAGCGGATGGTCACGCCTGCCGCCATTCAGGACACGGGTGGTGATTACAGTACTGAAGCGAACACGCAACAACAGATTCCGATTACGGATATCAACCTCACGCTGCTGCGCAAGATGAACCAGGCGCAAACGACTTCGGCGCTGCCGCCGCAAACGCTCGCACTGTTCGGCAAGCCGACCGCTTACAAGGTCGGCCCCGGCGACGTGCTGCAGATCGTCGTGTGGGATCACCCGGAACTGGCCGCCGCGCTCGGCCAGCCGCAACAGAACACGAAGCCGACGGATGCGGCACCGGGCTTCCTGATCGACGAAAACGGCGATGTGCAGTTCCCGTACGCAGGCACGGTACGTGTGGCCGGCAGGGACGTCGCCTCGATCCAGAAGGAACTGGCGAAGCGTCTGAGCAAGGTGTACCAGAAGCCGGAAGTGACGGTGCGGGTGGCCTCGTTCCGCGCGCAGCAGGTCTATGTGGACGGTGAAGTGCGCACGCCTGGCGCGCAGTCGGTCAACGACATTCCGATGTCGCTGACGACCGCGATCAGCTTGAGCGGCGGCCTCAGCGCCAATGCGGATCGCAGCCGTGTGGTGTTGGTCCGCAACGGCGTGCCATATCAGATCAACATTGATGACCTGATCAAGCGCGGCAAAAATCCGTCGGACATCTACCTGCAACCGGGCGACATTCTGCGGGTGGCGTCGCGCGAAGACAGCGGTGTCTACGTGATGGGCGAGGTCAACAAGCCGGCGACCATCCTGCCGATGCGCAACGGTTCGTTGACGCTTTCGCAGGCGATTTCCGACAGCGGCAGCTTCGACTCGAACACGGCCGCGGCGCGGCAACTGTTCGTGATCCGCAACTCGACCAGCGAAACGCCTGAGGTGTACCACCTCGACGCGACTTCGCCGGTGTCGATGGTGCTCGCCAATCAGTTCGAACTGCAGCCGAAGGACGTAGTGTATGTCGGTCAAGGCGGGCTGGTCCGCTTCAACCGTGTGTTGAACCTGCTGCTGCCGGCGATCAATGCGGCTGTAACGGGCGCCGTCCTCGCGAAATAGCAACCGCGCAACGTGAATCTTGAACCTCCGGGCTTTGTTGGGTGAAGAAAATGGCAATCAACTTTGAAAACCGTTACACCGACGTGTCCGGACCGGACGAGCTTCACTTGTCGGACTATCTGCGGACGATCGTGCGAGGTTGGCGCACGATCGTCGTGGTGACGCTGATCGCGCTCGCGCTGGGGTGCGCGTACGCTTTCCTCGCGCCGCCGACGTATCGCGCGGATGTTCTGTTTCACGTAGAGGACAAGACGGCGAATGCCAATGCGAACGGCAAGGATTCCTTGCCGCCGCTTACCGGCATGTTCGATACCAAGCCTTCGACGGCGGCCGAGATCGAGTTGCTGAAGTCGCGGCTCGTCACGGAAGAAACCGTCAAGAAACTGCACCTCGATATCACGGCTACGCCGCGCTATTTTCCGATTATCGGCGGAATGATTGCGGGGTTGGTGAACGGGCAATGGGGCTTCAAGTTGCCGCAGTTCATCAACCTGTCCGGCTATGCATGGGGTGACGAGAGCATTTCGGTGTCGCAGTTCGACACGTCGAAGGACATGTACGACGCGACCTTCACATTGATTTCAGGCAATGACGGCGCCTACGTGCTGCGTGACAAGAACGGTATTGCGATTCTGTCGGGGAAAGTCGGCGAAACCGTGCAAACGGATACCGCCGACGGCCCGATCACGCTGCGCGTCGATAAGCTGGCCGGCCCCGCCGGCTCGCGTTTCGAATTGCAGCGCGCCTCGACGCTGAGCACCGTGGACCGTTTGCAAAAGGCTTTGGTGGTGCAGGAAACCACGCTGCAATCCGGCGTGATCCGCGCGAGCCTGGAAGGCGGCGATAGCGGCCTGACGGCGGCGATCGTCAACAGCATGGCGCGCGAGTTCGTGCGTCAGGATGTGGAGAGCCGTTCGACCGAAGCCGAGCACATGCTGGCCTTCCTCGATCAGCAACTGCCGGGCTTGCGCAAGGAACTCGACGACGCCGAGCAACGCTACAACAAGTTCCGCAACACGCACGGCACGGTCGACCTGGGCGAAGAAAGCCGCCTGTTGCTGCAACAGATCGTCGATAACAAAACCAAGCTGATGGATCTGCAGCAGCAACGCGCGGAGATGTCGCAACGCTTCACGGCGAATCACCCGGCGGTGGCCTCGCTCGACGCGCAGATCGCCGCCTTGCAAGGCGCGGCGGCCAACATGAACCGCAGCGTGGCGGTCATGCCGGATACGGAGCAGACCGCGTTGCGTCTGCTGCGCGACGTGCACGTCGACACGGAGCTGTACACCAATCTGCTGAACAGCGCGCAGCAACTGCGCGTGGCGAAGGCGGGACAGGTGGGCAACGTGCGCGTGGTCGACTTCGCCGAAGCCCCTGATGAACCGGTGCGGCCAAAGCGCGTGATCGCGATCCTGATCGCGCTCGGCGGCGGCCTCGTGCTCGGCATTCTGCTGACCTTCTTCAAGCGTGCAATGTACGGCGGCGTGGAACGTCCGGACGAACTCGAAGGCATGCTCGGTGTGCCGGTGTTCGCGGTGGTGCCGCGCAGCCAGACCCAGTTGAAGCTGCAGGAAAACGTCATGCTGCGCCGTCGCGGGCTGCATGTGCTGGCGCAGCAGGCGCCGGAAGACATCGCCGTGGAAGGCGTGCGCAATCTGCGCACCTCGTTGCAGCTCTCGCTCGATCACGCCGAGAACAACGTGGTGATGATCACCGGCTCGCGGCCCGATTCCGGCAAGTCGTTCCTGTCGGTGAATCTGGCGGCGCTGGTGGCGTCGGCGAACAAGCGCGTGCTGATTATCGACGGCGATATGCGGCGCGGCGACGTGCACTCGCACTTCGGTGTCGCGCATCAGCCGGGTCTGTCCGACGTGCTGAGCGGCGGCGAACTGCAGGCCATGATCCAGCGCGACGTGCTGCCGGGTCTCGACGTGCTCGCCAAGGGCACGCTGCCCTCGCATCCGGCCGAACTGCTGATGAGCAAGCGCTTCGAAACCATGCTCGAAGAACTGAAGGCGCAATACGACCTCGTGATCGTCGATACGCCGCCGGTTCTGGCGGTGACCGACTCGACGGTGATCGGCAAGTACGCGGGCACGACGCTGCTGGTGGTGCGTCATGGCCGCCATCCGCTCAACGAAGTCATGGAAACGGCCAAGCGGCTGCGCAATGGCGGTGTGGGGCTGAGAGGCGTGCTGTTGACCGATGTGCCGCAGGAAGGCGCGTTCCTCGGCTCGGGCTATCAGGGCGGCTACTACGGCTACGACAGCATTGCCGGTTGAGACAGCGGCCGACGGCCGGCCGCGCAACAAAGCAGCGCAATAAAGCTTCTGGCACTGGGATTGCAAAGGTTAACGAGGAGAAGGCTCCATGAAACGTAAGGTCGCGCTGATCACCGGCATCACTGGACAGGACGGGTCGT
The nucleotide sequence above comes from Paraburkholderia aromaticivorans. Encoded proteins:
- a CDS encoding mannose-1-phosphate guanylyltransferase/mannose-6-phosphate isomerase, with amino-acid sequence MLTQGAVGAASVDPSGAGAATAATRCTRIVPVILAGGSGTRLWPVSRENYPKQLIDVVGPDSLLQATARRMNGFPAGWSVDVSPIIVCGEEHRFVIAEQLHENGVDARLIVEPARRDTAPALTLAASLACADGGDAILVVMPADHSIADVPALQAALELAARYAEQGSIATLGVPPTRPDTGFGYIRVGAELAGGGHAIDGFVEKPAEELAAKYVAAGMYWWNSGIFIVRASVWLDTLKRLQPDMHSACERAFSGGRTDGAYFRPLVDAFLSAPANSIDYAVMERLTETTGPETPDSAPATPSGVVVGLDAGWSDLGSWDAVWAAMEKDANGNAGRGRVTFEGAVSSYAHSEGRLVACVGTTNVVVVETADAVLVVDRSHVQDVKGLVSRIKAQHAPEADAHRKVRRPWGFYDSIDHGERFQVKRIVVTPGAQLSLQLHHHRAEHWVVVRGTALVTRGDEQFLLSENESTYIPLGTRHRLENPGKVPLEIIEIQSGAYLGEDDIVRFNDNYGRCS
- a CDS encoding undecaprenyl-phosphate glucose phosphotransferase, giving the protein MRKFQDLLARIFDVALVLAGAAVASQIRFDYLNQSGFYWALVMFSAAFALAIFPAFGVYESWRGRSKLVLAGQVSLAWLMVQVSALVLMYSLHRIDFVSRLWFSYWTAVTGGLLIAYRLMTHAVLARARSAGLNLHQVAIVGSGSQCDAIIRRINAAPTTGFRATAVYNARPDVSPVASPGVPVFDTVDALADYMRTNDVHELWLMLSLSEEPLICSLVSEFRDDLVNIRFMPDVRSLALFEGSGVIDLLGVPAINLVASPLSASSMLKKEIFDRLFALTALIALAPVMLAIAIAVKLSSRGPVLFKQKRKGADGQVFTIYKFRSMRLHTEQKGTVRQATRNDPRVTRVGAFLRRTSLDELPQFYNVLRGDMSVVGPRPHALEHDDLYQKVVAGYINRYRIKPGITGWAQINGFRGETDRIEKMERRVEHDLYYLGHWSFALDMRIIGATIVAGLVHRNAY
- a CDS encoding polysaccharide biosynthesis tyrosine autokinase codes for the protein MAINFENRYTDVSGPDELHLSDYLRTIVRGWRTIVVVTLIALALGCAYAFLAPPTYRADVLFHVEDKTANANANGKDSLPPLTGMFDTKPSTAAEIELLKSRLVTEETVKKLHLDITATPRYFPIIGGMIAGLVNGQWGFKLPQFINLSGYAWGDESISVSQFDTSKDMYDATFTLISGNDGAYVLRDKNGIAILSGKVGETVQTDTADGPITLRVDKLAGPAGSRFELQRASTLSTVDRLQKALVVQETTLQSGVIRASLEGGDSGLTAAIVNSMAREFVRQDVESRSTEAEHMLAFLDQQLPGLRKELDDAEQRYNKFRNTHGTVDLGEESRLLLQQIVDNKTKLMDLQQQRAEMSQRFTANHPAVASLDAQIAALQGAAANMNRSVAVMPDTEQTALRLLRDVHVDTELYTNLLNSAQQLRVAKAGQVGNVRVVDFAEAPDEPVRPKRVIAILIALGGGLVLGILLTFFKRAMYGGVERPDELEGMLGVPVFAVVPRSQTQLKLQENVMLRRRGLHVLAQQAPEDIAVEGVRNLRTSLQLSLDHAENNVVMITGSRPDSGKSFLSVNLAALVASANKRVLIIDGDMRRGDVHSHFGVAHQPGLSDVLSGGELQAMIQRDVLPGLDVLAKGTLPSHPAELLMSKRFETMLEELKAQYDLVIVDTPPVLAVTDSTVIGKYAGTTLLVVRHGRHPLNEVMETAKRLRNGGVGLRGVLLTDVPQEGAFLGSGYQGGYYGYDSIAG
- a CDS encoding polysaccharide biosynthesis/export family protein, whose amino-acid sequence is MSSLGLRTGSLLVFATATLLSGCGIAPGQRMVTPAAIQDTGGDYSTEANTQQQIPITDINLTLLRKMNQAQTTSALPPQTLALFGKPTAYKVGPGDVLQIVVWDHPELAAALGQPQQNTKPTDAAPGFLIDENGDVQFPYAGTVRVAGRDVASIQKELAKRLSKVYQKPEVTVRVASFRAQQVYVDGEVRTPGAQSVNDIPMSLTTAISLSGGLSANADRSRVVLVRNGVPYQINIDDLIKRGKNPSDIYLQPGDILRVASREDSGVYVMGEVNKPATILPMRNGSLTLSQAISDSGSFDSNTAAARQLFVIRNSTSETPEVYHLDATSPVSMVLANQFELQPKDVVYVGQGGLVRFNRVLNLLLPAINAAVTGAVLAK
- a CDS encoding helix-turn-helix domain-containing protein, with amino-acid sequence MTCASLESAMLRWVHAPSKGMRRIAILMFNDCSLQGAGVVAEVFQAANEMASSGSGGWLYDVSFLSADGGMVTSSSALRVWTDGLDARHYGGFDALYVAGGKGAFAAAGDERLIAWLRRVRRNTGMIRPIAEGRALLEAAYVPDSQEVGDAHAQSVPARQPDQTADAGDRLESMRSALAMIKRDLGGATARTVAERLLADSCSNLAPLLGEDGGLSPGDKVRAAARWLQENCQQAISIADAAQFAAMSERNFLRRFKMEMGITPSSFLLHERLAVTCSLLTESELPVDKIARRTGMGNGDRLAKVFRKRMRISPTEFRIQSRRLVGE